ATTGTGACCTCGTTGATTACTGGAATTGCCAGCCTGGGAAATGCGGCCCGATTCGGCGCCATGTTTTCCCGGACATTGCTGTATTATCTTTCGACCAGCCTGCTGGCGATTTTTACTGGAATTTTTGTGGTGAATCTGATCCGACCCGGGATCGGGGCTGTATTGCCTGGAGGCAATGGGTCTCTCTCTTCCGGGCAGGAATCAATCAGTTCCATTTTTCTGGAGATGATTGACCGCCTGGTTCCGACGAACATTATTCACTCGTTAGGCGAAGGGGAATTTCTTTCGATCATTTCTTTCAGTATGCTGACCGGGATCTTTATTCTGCTGGTGGGGGGGAAGCATGGTAAAGTCATGACGGACTTTTTCCAGGCCGGTTTCGAAGTCATGATGCGGATGACGATGTTTATCATCAGTCTGGCACCGATTGGCGTGCTGGCGTTTATGGTGTATGCCGTTTCGTCTCAGGGGATTGAGATTTTCAAAATACTGAGTTGGTACATGGCGGCTGTCTTTCTCGCGTTATTGATTCATGCGGTGGTAATTTTACCCTGTCTGCTGAAATTTGTCGCTCAGCGTTCGCCGCTGGAATTTGCCCGCGCCATGAGTCCGGCGTTGATGACAGCATTTTCGACCGCGTCATCCAATGGGACGCTGCCTTTGACAATGAGTTGTGTGGAAGAAAATGCGGAGATTTCCAACGAAGTCAGTTCGTTTGTACTTCCGTTGGGCGCGACGATCAATATGGATGGGACGGCGTTATATGAAGCAGTTGCCGTGCTGTTTATTGCACAAGCCTATACGGGAGAAGTGATGCCGCTTTCCCAGCAGCTTGTGGTGGCGATTACCGCTTTACTGGCGAGTATTGGTGCTGCCGGCATTCCGCACGCGGGTCTGGTGATGATGGCGATTGTCTTGCAGGCAGTGGGGCTACCGCTCGAGGCACAAGGAGTGATCATCGCTGTGGACCGGGTACTGGATATGTGCCGAACTTCTGTGAACGTCTGGAGTGACTCCTGTGGCTGTGCCGTCATTGAACGCTATCGCTAAGCAGTTGAGGTTCAAGTTGACCGGTGACAAGTTCACTGCAAGCTGCTAAAAACCAGAGTTGGTTGCGATTTCCTGAGAGAAAACCGATTCAACCGTCATAACCGGCCCCGGGAGTATTTTGCCAGCACCTGCCTGTCGATAGAAGAAAACAGAGCAATCCGCTCAGTTTCTCGCATATTTTGTATCGGCGCTTCTTGGATCAGGTGAAATGGAACAAACAATCACCCCACCTCTGGAATGGGTTCAAACCATCTGTGACCAGTTTACGGAGATCACCGGCTGGCCCTTACGGTTTACTCCCGCCAAGCCGGGAGAGCGGAAATCGCTGGAAGCCGAGCTGTGTCAGAGCGAGAAATACTGCTGGTATGAATCGATCGAAGATGGTAATCGCTGCCTGGGTTATCTTTATCTGTCGCTTCCCGAAGAGACCGCCAATGATCACCTGTTTGTGACGGCGATCAAATTTGCGGAATTGGTGGGAAGTCTGGTTTCGCGCATCGAAACAATGAGTTCTTCATTAGAGACGAAGAATAAGGAAGTTTCCACGCTGGTCGATGTCGGACTGTCTGTGACGAAGCAGGAAGCACTGCAGGATTCGTTGCAGAAACTTCTGGAAGCCGCTTTGCAACTGACAGGCTTTCGCGCTGCGGGCTTCTTTCTGTTGAACTCTGAATCGAATCAATTATCGCTACGAGTTCAATATTGTCTCACTGCATTTGAGATTCCCTTTCATCGTCGAAAACTATCAGAATCTCCCCCTGATCTGGAAGCATTTGCCAAAGAGGGGATGATCATCAATCGGCAGGACACGCCGGAGCTGGCGCACTGGTTACCGCAAGGTTGCCTGACGGGGATCTGTGTTTCGGTGCAGTCTGATTCGGGACCGTTTGGTACTCTCTGGGCATTCGATCGGCGTGCCCGCCATTTGAATGAGCGCGATATCCATGTATTGAAATCTATTGGGGCACAGGTCAGTACGATTCTGGAACGGGCGGTCTTAATTAAAGAGAGCCAGAATCAGCTTCGTCTGAAAAAAGAACTCAAGGTGATCTCGGAATCGTTTCCTGCGGAATTCGCTGAGGAATCGACGCAGGATCGTGAATTTCAGATTGCCGTCCAGTCGATCAGTCATCATGAAGTCGGGGGCGATTTATGCGAATTTATTTCGCTGGGGCCCCATGTGACCTGTTTTGCACTGGGTGATGCATCGGGGGATAGTATTCCTGCTGCCGTCGTGATGGCTTCGGTTCGCGGTGCTTTACGCACCTTGACGGAAGGTCCGATTGAACAGGCGAAAGATACGCGGTTTGTGATTGGGCGGATCAATACTGCCTTGTATCATACATCACTGCCTCATCAATTCATGAGCATGATGTATGGGGTGATCGATACGCAGAACCGGACGTTTACCTATACCAACGCCGGACATCCCGCGCCCTTCTGGGTGCATAAGGGAAAGATCACGAGTTTGACTTCGCATGGAATGCTATTGGGAGTCACTGAATCAAACGAGTATGATTATTCCGTGATTCCGATCTGCACGAATGACATTGTCGTTGGTTTCAGTGATGGCATCAGCGAAGCCATGAGCAGCGAACGCAAAATGTTTCGTTCAGACGGGATTATGAACGTCCTGAAAAATCATACCGAAGATACGGCAGAAGAAGTGATGCTGGGCATTTGGACTAAATTGCAAAAGCACCTGGAAGGTGGAAACGACGGGGATGACCGGACATTGATGGTCCTGAAATTCGCGCGGTGTACCGAGCAGTAATCCAGAAGTCCGCAGTCGTCTTTCTGTTAACCAACCACTCGAAATCGGCGTTGATCATCATTGGTTTGGGGCTTCTGATGATTATCCCATTCTGCTGGTGCTTCCGCCGTGATTTCAATGCTGGTGTCTGAGTCAGGCGTCTGCGACAATTTCAGTTCCGGTTTGGCGGATGCGACCAGTTCTGTTCGACTGGGTTTAAGCGGCGGTTGTTGAATCCAGCGGTTGAGACGTAAGACCTGTGATCGGGGCGCTGCGATGGGGAAATGCGAGCAGCGGTAGCTTTTCTGATCCTGATTTTTCCAGCTGTTGGCAAACTGCGGGCTGAGCAATGACAGATTCAGCGATGGTTCGTCATCGAGAATGGATTGTTGAATCATACGGGTGATGAGTGTCGTGATCACTTCCGGGGATGCATTTTGCTGGCGGCCTATAGCGAGGTAATCGGTACCATGTGCATGCTGTAGTCCGTACGCACAGGCAACCAGTGCGTGGTTGATAAACAAGGCATCAATTCGTGCGAGCCCCGCACGAACGGCAGGTCCGTGCAAATCGCGGAGAAAAGCTAGTTTCCTGCTACTTGAAAACGAACCGCCGGCAATGGTGCTTTGGTTTCCGAATGAAAATTCCATCTGTTCAAATTCGGTCCAGAGATCCCAGCGGGGATTCCAGCCGGGGGCGAGCGGATCTTCCAGTTGCGAGCGATAAAAGGCAACGTGTCCCGTTTTTGAGGTGGTCTGTTCTGCAGAAAAGATCTGTTGTTGTGTGTCTACAGAGCGACTGGAGAGATAGGATGTCCAGTCTGTGTCCTGGGTTTTCACAAGTGGCAGCTGTCGCCAGACGGACTGGCTTCCTTGAAAACCGACCGACTTGAAAGCGTTCGCAGTTCGTTTGCGATCCAGACCATCCTGGTCAATATATCGCAGGTCAATCAGATCCCAGTCACGTTTGGAGTTGCGAATATGTCTCATGGCAGTGACCATGGTGGCGGCCGGGTTCTGACCGATCTGGCTGAAGAATGCGCCCCAGCCATCAAGCGGATAGGTCAGGACGCGCATCGTCCCCATTTTGGTGGGAACCAGTTTCACAACAAGGGGCACAACGCCAATGACTTTATTTCCCAATGTGATCATTAACGTGCGCAGTTTGAGTCCTGCGCCGAAATGTCCCCAGTACTGTTCCAGAAACTCAGGAGAATGCGCGAACGTGATCCCTTTGGTTTTGCCGAGCAGTGAGCGCCATGCCAGCCGAAAATTGTCGATTCGATCGATGTCGTTGATTTCAGCAACTGTGATCATGGTGCGCTCCGGGTTTGGCTGAGACGAGACGAGTGTTTACATCATTGGTAAAGTCACTTTAACTAGAATCGCAACAATCATGCCACAGTTTCGGTAGAGCTAGTTGCCTTGGTTGATTTCCGCAGAGAAACTGTCATCCACACAGAATGCACTGATAAAAGGTAAGGAATATGCGGGTTTTCATTGCGCAAACGTTATTCCATTATCAGACAGCCGAGAAAGCAAGCCGTCGACGCGCGAGATTGACGTTGTTTTTTCTCAACATGACACAAGCTTGTGTTGAGAAAAAACAACGGAATTAATAAACAGAGAATCAGCTTCCCAACTTTTTCAGTGCTGCCTCAGCCGCTTTTTTGACGCGTGGGTCTTTATCTTTGGTCGCAGTTTTCAGTGCCTGTTTGATTTCAGGAGTATTGATACCAAAATCTCCCAGGCTGATTGCTGCTTCGAAACGGGCATCAGGATTAGGATGTTTGGTTACAAGCTCTGTTAATCCAGGAGCTGCTGCTTTTGCTCGTTGAGGGCTTGGATCAATTTTGGAGAGTGCCCAAAGAGTGATCGTGTTTTCATCATCACTATTTTTAGTGAGCTCTTTTTCCAGAAGGGGAACTGCTGATTCAGCTGCTTTCCCAAATCGGGCTAATGCATAAGTAGAAACTACGCGTAACATCTGGTCATCGGAACTCACGTAGGGAGTGATCAATGGGATGGCAGAAGCGGCCTGTGGCCCAATTTCAGCCAGAGCCGTAATTAGCTCAAAGACGACGGCTTGATTCTGTTCCGTCTTGAGGGCATTCGTTAAATTGGAAGTTGCTGATTCTGCCAGAGGGCCTGAAAGCGAGATTGCATTGGCTGCTTCTCTACGTAGCAGAGGGTTTTCATCGGCAAGAACCTTAATCAATCCTGGCAAGGCGGATTTGACGGTAGCGGGATCAGTAGGGTTCGCTCTCAAGAGTGCCCAGGCACAAACCAGGCGAAACCGTTCATCTTCGTTTGTAGATTCAGCATACTTTTTAATGATCGGCAATACTTTTTTACTGCCGATTTTTGAGAGTGCATAGACGGCAGTATTTCTGGTCTTGCCTTTCGAATCTTCCAAGATTTTCAGAAGTTCCGGCTCGACGGAGATTGCCGCTGGTCCCATCTCTCCCAGGCTGATAATCGCGGTTTCGCGAATGTCAGCATCAGGAGAATCTGTAAGCTTTAACAGTTCCGGAATCGCTGCTTTGGAGGCAGCTCCAATCTCACCCAAGACATGAATTGCCAGTAATTTCAAAGGAGAGTCTTTGGCTAACATTTCATTTAAGGCGGGGACCGATGCTTCGCCAATGGATGCCAGCGCGGAAGCGCCGGTGAGTGTTAATGCAGTTGGTCCTGCCTGCATGGCAGATGAGATTTGTGGGACAGCAGCTGAGGCATCTGGTCCAATTTCTCCCAAGGCAGTTGTCGCGTCGAGTTTGACATTCAAATCTGAATCGGAGAGTAGTTTGATTAAGTCTGGCACTGCCGATTTTGCGTCTGCTCCAAAATCCCCAATGGCAATCGCAGCCTGTGCACGTACAATGGGAGAGGAACTAGTCAGTAATTTGGTTAAGGCAGGGACTACTTCCTCTGGCTTGGCATTGATCGATCCCAATGCATGAGCCGCGCGCCAGACGAGAGCCTGATCTTTCGAGTTCAGTAACTTCAGTAACGTGGGGACCGCTGTTTCGCCTCGCGATCCCATTTGCGCTAAAACGTCGCAGATCTTTTCACATTCAGAGTGTTGGTCTGCAGCGTGTTCTTTCTGCAATTTTTCCAGCAATGGTTTTACTGCCGGTTCTCCGATTTCAGAAAGGGCGACGGCTGCGTCTGACCGGACTTCATTAATCGAAATATTCAGACTGCTGAGTAGTGCCTTGATTACCTGACTCTGATTATCCTTGTTTTCAGGATCGACAGACCAAAGCGCCCAGGCCGCCGCAACTTTGATGTAGGAATTGTTGCTGTCTAATAGTGGCACGATATTTTTTGCTGCAGGTTTTGATGCAGGCCCAATGAGTCTTAAGGCTTTCAATGCATTAAACTTGAGTATGACGGAGTGACCTCGCAGGAGCTTTGTCAGTTCAGGAATAGCTGGGGCAGCAGCCGGGCCAATATTGCCCAGAGCGATAATGGCTTCACTTCGCGACGAGACTGAACCTTCTTTGACCACACGAATCAGAGCAGGGATTGCAGGTTTGGAAACTGGACCAAGTGTACCGAGTTGATGCGCTGCTAATGCCTGCTTCACTTCATTCTCACTATCTAACTCAATAATCAGCGAATTGATGTCAGGGGTTTGTGCAGAGACGAAATCGGGAGTGAGTAGATAAATTCCTAAAAGAAGTCCTGCTGTTAATAGCTGACGCATGAGTTTAGTTCCTGCTAATCATCGTTGCGAATACCAGCTTTTTCGAAAGGAAAAGAATTCAGATAACCTTCACAAGAAAGACTGGCGTAATTGAAAGGAGAACATTAGACTATATTATTATAGATATCATGATCTGAGTTCAAAAATCAAGTAATTCTGCTCAGATTCATCAGGAAAACATATAAGCCTTCCTGACAAGAATAGAAAAATTCATGTCGAGGGTGGTTTCTTGTCAATTTATGCTCAGAGGTGCGAGATGAGAACAGTGATACGCAAATTGACCTTTTTTGGAATGTGTTTGATCATGCTGTTTTCAGCAGGGCATACGGCAAGCGCTGCTGGCCCATTTTTCCCCCGACAGACTGTTTATAATTTTGGCGGAGGACTCAGCCCCGCTGTCTATTATGGAAATCGCTGGGGCTACGGCGGTGGTTATTATGGAGGGGGTTATTACGGTGGGAATTGGGGAGATACTCGCTCTGCTCTGATTCGCGCACAAGGACAAGCCGCAGAGTCTCGAGCAAAAGCGATGGTTAACTACCAGGAAGCCAACAGCAAGTATATTGAAAATCAAAAGAAACTGGCTGAGACTTATGTCGCACGACAAAAGGCACAGCGGGAGTCGATGCATGAGCAGGCGGCGATCAAAGAAATGCAAGCGCAGCAGCGGCAAGCAGCCATGGAGAAACAGGCTGAGAAAAATCGCAAAATGCGCGAGTCAGGTTTGAGCCCTTATCTGAATGCATCAGCATCACAAGATAAAGAAACATTGAGTTCCAGCCAGTTGAACCCAGCGACAGGTGAGATTTCCTGGCCTGAATCTCTGATGGGTGATGAATACAAAGCATCGCGCGAAAAAATGCAGGAGTTATTTTCTTTGAAAAATTCAACAGGCGTCACTTCCAGCCTCTCTTCAGAGATTGAAAGTGAAGCTATTGTCATGAAGAATATTCTCCGCGGTCAAATCCGGAATATGCTTCCCAATGATTATCTGTCTGCACGAGGATTTATTGAAGGTCTGGCCAACATGGGCAAGACTGCATAACGCAGGCTGATAAAGAAACAGTTCCGAATGGCTCTCACGTTTACACTCCAGCAAGCGCTCACAGTTCCTCTTGAAGTGAGTTCAGTGAATCATCCCTCTGTGAGTGGGCAATCGGTCGATCAGATTCGCAGTCTGCCTGTGTTACAGGGGAATCGTCAGATGACAGTTGGCGATTTTTTTGACGTGCAACAAACTTCGAGCGACGAAGATTTAATGGTCTGGTCCGGAGATTGTTCGCGCGTGAAATATATTGGTTCCGGTCTGGACAAAGGACGGATTCGCGTGGAAGGCAACGCAGGAATGCACCTGGGCGCCGAAATGACGGGCGGCGAAATTCTGGTGGAAGGTGATGCCGCGGACTCGATTGCGACCGAAATGAAGGGGGGCACAGTCTGCATCAAAGGCAACGCCGGCGATCTGGTGGGTGCTGCCTATCCCGGAAGTAAACGAGGTATGAACGGCGGGACGATTCTGGTTCATGGTAATATTGGCAATGAAGCAGGCCACCGCATGCGCCGGGGCACGATTGTGGTCGGAGGCACTTCTGGGGAAGCGACAGGTTTTGACATGATTGCCGGTTCAATTTTCTCAT
This window of the Gimesia fumaroli genome carries:
- a CDS encoding dicarboxylate/amino acid:cation symporter, yielding MKNLPLHYQILIALIAGTLLGFVFNPGEISLEKLSLTITPSDGGFQVSQENGAQDKEAYQFEDRAELLKRYPELKDLFAEGELEKPVTLEVTGRSIHIVDSFKKVELTYTRTVNEQSTVTSYSAPSGEALVKTYPQWKVDYELFGLGISQKVMAISKWVGDLFLRLLKMVTIPLIVTSLITGIASLGNAARFGAMFSRTLLYYLSTSLLAIFTGIFVVNLIRPGIGAVLPGGNGSLSSGQESISSIFLEMIDRLVPTNIIHSLGEGEFLSIISFSMLTGIFILLVGGKHGKVMTDFFQAGFEVMMRMTMFIISLAPIGVLAFMVYAVSSQGIEIFKILSWYMAAVFLALLIHAVVILPCLLKFVAQRSPLEFARAMSPALMTAFSTASSNGTLPLTMSCVEENAEISNEVSSFVLPLGATINMDGTALYEAVAVLFIAQAYTGEVMPLSQQLVVAITALLASIGAAGIPHAGLVMMAIVLQAVGLPLEAQGVIIAVDRVLDMCRTSVNVWSDSCGCAVIERYR
- a CDS encoding formylmethanofuran dehydrogenase subunit C, giving the protein MALTFTLQQALTVPLEVSSVNHPSVSGQSVDQIRSLPVLQGNRQMTVGDFFDVQQTSSDEDLMVWSGDCSRVKYIGSGLDKGRIRVEGNAGMHLGAEMTGGEILVEGDAADSIATEMKGGTVCIKGNAGDLVGAAYPGSKRGMNGGTILVHGNIGNEAGHRMRRGTIVVGGTSGEATGFDMIAGSIFSFGKMGRRLGAGMRRGTIGLFGESDEPELLPTFQYSCVYRPTWLSFFLRELRATGFPVSDDCFESEYRRYCGDFLALGKGEILVRQ
- a CDS encoding GNAT family N-acetyltransferase; this translates as MITVAEINDIDRIDNFRLAWRSLLGKTKGITFAHSPEFLEQYWGHFGAGLKLRTLMITLGNKVIGVVPLVVKLVPTKMGTMRVLTYPLDGWGAFFSQIGQNPAATMVTAMRHIRNSKRDWDLIDLRYIDQDGLDRKRTANAFKSVGFQGSQSVWRQLPLVKTQDTDWTSYLSSRSVDTQQQIFSAEQTTSKTGHVAFYRSQLEDPLAPGWNPRWDLWTEFEQMEFSFGNQSTIAGGSFSSSRKLAFLRDLHGPAVRAGLARIDALFINHALVACAYGLQHAHGTDYLAIGRQQNASPEVITTLITRMIQQSILDDEPSLNLSLLSPQFANSWKNQDQKSYRCSHFPIAAPRSQVLRLNRWIQQPPLKPSRTELVASAKPELKLSQTPDSDTSIEITAEAPAEWDNHQKPQTNDDQRRFRVVG
- a CDS encoding HEAT repeat domain-containing protein, with amino-acid sequence MRQLLTAGLLLGIYLLTPDFVSAQTPDINSLIIELDSENEVKQALAAHQLGTLGPVSKPAIPALIRVVKEGSVSSRSEAIIALGNIGPAAAPAIPELTKLLRGHSVILKFNALKALRLIGPASKPAAKNIVPLLDSNNSYIKVAAAWALWSVDPENKDNQSQVIKALLSSLNISINEVRSDAAVALSEIGEPAVKPLLEKLQKEHAADQHSECEKICDVLAQMGSRGETAVPTLLKLLNSKDQALVWRAAHALGSINAKPEEVVPALTKLLTSSSPIVRAQAAIAIGDFGADAKSAVPDLIKLLSDSDLNVKLDATTALGEIGPDASAAVPQISSAMQAGPTALTLTGASALASIGEASVPALNEMLAKDSPLKLLAIHVLGEIGAASKAAIPELLKLTDSPDADIRETAIISLGEMGPAAISVEPELLKILEDSKGKTRNTAVYALSKIGSKKVLPIIKKYAESTNEDERFRLVCAWALLRANPTDPATVKSALPGLIKVLADENPLLRREAANAISLSGPLAESATSNLTNALKTEQNQAVVFELITALAEIGPQAASAIPLITPYVSSDDQMLRVVSTYALARFGKAAESAVPLLEKELTKNSDDENTITLWALSKIDPSPQRAKAAAPGLTELVTKHPNPDARFEAAISLGDFGINTPEIKQALKTATKDKDPRVKKAAEAALKKLGS
- a CDS encoding GAF domain-containing SpoIIE family protein phosphatase is translated as MEQTITPPLEWVQTICDQFTEITGWPLRFTPAKPGERKSLEAELCQSEKYCWYESIEDGNRCLGYLYLSLPEETANDHLFVTAIKFAELVGSLVSRIETMSSSLETKNKEVSTLVDVGLSVTKQEALQDSLQKLLEAALQLTGFRAAGFFLLNSESNQLSLRVQYCLTAFEIPFHRRKLSESPPDLEAFAKEGMIINRQDTPELAHWLPQGCLTGICVSVQSDSGPFGTLWAFDRRARHLNERDIHVLKSIGAQVSTILERAVLIKESQNQLRLKKELKVISESFPAEFAEESTQDREFQIAVQSISHHEVGGDLCEFISLGPHVTCFALGDASGDSIPAAVVMASVRGALRTLTEGPIEQAKDTRFVIGRINTALYHTSLPHQFMSMMYGVIDTQNRTFTYTNAGHPAPFWVHKGKITSLTSHGMLLGVTESNEYDYSVIPICTNDIVVGFSDGISEAMSSERKMFRSDGIMNVLKNHTEDTAEEVMLGIWTKLQKHLEGGNDGDDRTLMVLKFARCTEQ